The genomic stretch ATTTTGGAAGCGCGATGGTTGGTAGAGAAATATACTGAAATGTTAAATCAGATGGATGATTTATATCGCACTATTTTGATGGAATGTTACGTGGAACGAAAACAAGATGTGGCGGTAATGATGGATTTACCGTACGAAATTGCCCAGTTTAAACGGATAAAAAAACGAGCAGTATTAGAAATCGCAACGCTAATGGGAATTTTAGTAAGGAAATGATGATACTTTCGTGATATTTTGAAACGTCATTTTACGATTAATATAGAAGTAAGCTAATTGTCCAGTAAGCGGATGACAATAAAAGCTGCATCAGAATGAAGGTGCACCGATTTTCTGATAATACAAGAGGTTGTACAAGAAATTTGTTTTTATGATTGGATTTTTCATCCGTTGACATAAACAAATATTCTATTTTGGAAAGTAATGTTCGGAGGAATAAATTATCAAATGTGGTCTCGACCGAATTTTACTTTCTGTTTTTAAAGGAGTGAACGCTTGGTGAAGAGTTTAAGCTTCATGAGAGTTTTGGAAGCAGTGAGAACAATGCTCCAGGAAAAAGGCGGACTAGATGTTTCTATTGTAATGCGTGACCAAGTGGAAATGCCTACAACGATGATCGAGATGATTGATCAAGAGGAAGAAGAAAGCCAAACTGCCTGGAAAGAAAAATACCGTTTTGCAATCCATCATTATACAAATGAAACGGACTTAGCGGGAGTCGAAATGATAGATACGCTTATCCAAACAGGGTTCACTTTGCCTGAAGGATACAAATTAATCGCTGTTCGACATTACGGAAAACAAAATTTAGTCAAAGAAAATACGTTAATTCACGCAAAAACCAGTTTTGAAGTAAGTATTTGTCGTGAATTAAAAGTAAAAATTTAGGGGGAAATATTAATGGCATTTGAAGAGAATTTATATTGTGATTATACACCGGGAGCTGCTAAAGCGGTCGCGGGGAAAGATGTAATTTTAGCAGTTTTTAACGCAGCGGGGGATAAGCTATTAGCGGTTGCGGGGCAACAAGGTCTAACTGTAAACCGTTCTAAAGATAGCATTGAAATTACATCTAAAGATACAGTTGGCGGATGGAAATCCAAAATTGGCGGTATGAAAGAATGGTCAATTGAAAATGACGGATTATATGTCGCTGATGCAGAGTCTCACAAAGAATTGGCGAAATATTTCGAAAGTGATAGCCCGGTTTGCGTGAAAATCATTAATCAAGCATCTAAAAAAGGTCTTTTCGGTGGTTTGGCAATTGTAGCTGACTATAGTTTTGAAGCACCTTTTGATGAAGCGATGACTTACTCTGTAAAACTAGACGGAATGGGTGCGCTTGTTGATTTAACGATTACTGAGGGCGGAGATCAAATGCCCGGCGAAACACCTGTAGCACCAGCAGAATAAAATAGAGAGCCACTGAAATAAGTGGCTTTCCCTTAGGAGGAAAATAAATGTTTGAAGTGAATGATACAACTTATATTTTACGATTTAATAAACAAAAAGTTAAAACGGTGGAATTAACATCAGGGATTAGTTTAGTTGCAGCTTTGACTGCGAATAAAGGGATTTTGAGCTACCAAGTGATTGAAACGCTATTTGTTTCAGGACTTGTGGAAGAAAAAGGCTTAGTACCTGTAAAACAAAAAGAAGCTTTGGAGATTTTCGACAAATTAGTAGAAGAACAAGGCTTAATTTCGCTTAATGTAGCTGTTATTGAGAAATTGCAAGAGGATATGGGTTTTTTGTTCCGTTAAAACAGATTGAATTTGAGTATTTTGGTGCTGAGGACGAAGAAGTGGATAGTGAAATGAACCATGATTTTGATTTGGAAAAACAATTCGCTTTTTTTGTAGTTAATTTTCAGATGTCCAAGCATGATTTTGAAGAACTTACTGAAGTGGAGAAAAATTTCATCATGAAAGAATGGGAAAACAAGGTGATTTTTGAATCTACTATGCTTCGAAATGCAGTTTTAAATGCGGAACAAAATCTCAATCGAAAACGAAATTCACGTTTTATCGACTTGCATAAAAAACGTCAGAAGAAAGCCGATGTTAATTATACAGTAAATGCACTTCAAGCAATTTCCGATAATGAAGCGAAGGAAGGTAAAGCGTGGATTGATCGGATTTATGGTGCAAATGGGTTACGAAGACCTAAGAATAAAGAAGAAAGGGGGAAAGTGAATGGCGGATTCTAAAAGTTTTACATTTGAACTGAACGAGAGCGTTTTAACAGCGCAAGTTGGCAGGCTAGATGAGATGGCGATGGTTGTAGAGCGGCGGTTTTCAGAGCTCAAAATGACTATTGAAGATGTTGGAAATGCTGATCCAGGTTCGAAAATTTCCGAATCTTTAGGTGGGCTGCAGTCTGGGCTTGGCACGATTAGTTCGGCGTTTGGACAACTGGGTTCTAGTAGTGAGGCGATTACATCCGGATTCGGTACTGCGGTTGGTTCTGTTGGTGGAATCACGGATGCGTTTAAAAATCTAGGTTCAAGTGTGCAAAATGGTACGTTATTTTCAAGCTTGGCAACCGGGATTGGTGGCATGAGTACAATGCTTGGTGGAGTATCTGGCGGCGTTCAAGGAATTACAAATCTAGCTAGTGGATTTATGGAATTGAAGAAGCATCTAGGCGGTTTGATGTCATCTATTGGTGGCGTTGGTGGAATTATGGGTAAACTGACCTCTCCAATGGGGTTAGTAATTATCGGGATTGTAGCGTTAGTAGCTGCATTTGCGTATTTGATGACGACGAATGAATCATTCCGAAATACGGTGATGTCAGTTGTAACACAGGTTGCGCAACTGTTCGGTCAACTTGTCGCCAGTTTAATGCCGATTATCATGCAAATTGTTACTGCGGTTATGCAAATTGGTGCCGCGTTAATGCCGATGGTTATGCAATTTATTAGCTTTTTTGCGCAATTGTTAGCCCAATTAATGCCGTTTATTAATATGCTGATTTCCATGCTTATGCCTGTTATTATGCAGATTGTTCAAGTTGTTATGTCACTTGTTTCGGCACTATTACCGAGCATCATGACAGTGATTCAAGGCATTATGAGCGTTATTCAATTTTTAATTCCGATAATCATGCAAATTGCGACGGTGGTTGTACAAATTGTTGTAACGATTATTTCTTATATAAGTAAAATTATGCCGATTGTTATGACGATTATTGGCGTTATTGTTTCGATTATCACAACGATTATTAGTTACGTCGTTATTATTGCGACGACGATTGCTAGTGTTATTGGGAAAATTATTAGCTTTATTGCGAGTGTTATTACGGCGGTTATCGGGATTGTGCAACCAATTATTGGCTTTATTACTAATATCTTTACGACTATCGTGACGATTATTGGTGCAGCTTTCCAAATGGTATTTACTGTTGCATCCAAAATCTGGAATGCCATTATGACGACGATTTCCGGAATTATTGAAGGAATCAAAGCAGTCATCACAGGTATTTCTACTACGGTTTCATCAGTGTTTAACGGAGTGAAGCGCATTATTACAGGTGTTTTTGACGGAATCAAAAGTGCTTGGGGTGGTTTAACTGATTTTGTAGGAAATATTTTCGATGGTGTTTCAAGTGCAATTCAAACCGTGGTAGATAATGTCAAAGGTTTTGTAAACGTCGTAATTCGAGGGATTAATGGAGCCATTGGTTTAATTAATAAGATTCCAGGCGTTGAAATCGGCAAAATACCACAATTAATTTCCGGTACAACAAATTTCCAAGGTGGCTTTGCTCGAATGAATGAAGGCGGCCGAGGCGAAATGGTGGTTTTACCGTCGGGTTCGCAAGTAATTCCGCACGATGCAACGATGAAATACGCAAGGGAAAGTGCGCGCGGAAATAAATCAATGCTTTACACGAGTCAAGGTGCTGATTTGGCTAGAGTTGAAAATCTTCTCGAGCGCTTACTACAAAAAAATCCTGTAATCAAAATGGATGACAAAGTGGTAGCCGAGGTAGTTAGCCGTAACCAAGCTAACTCATTTGATCAGTACAATTACACAATGGGAGGTGCAGCTTATTCATGAGCGACTTGTTTTTAGAATTAAATGGAAAAGTGCATTCGCTTAGTGAGACATTTCCAGGTCTTTCTGTACAAGAAGTTTCCAGACAAAGTCCCCAGTTAAGCATGGAAACTGCTGAAATCGCTGGGACTGATGGGGTTATCCCGGGAATGACCCAATTTAAACCGTTTATCTTTTCAGCAAAATGTAATTTGCAAGCACTTGATATTCCAGATTATCATTTGGCAGTCAGAGAAATTTATGAATTTTTATTCCAGCGCGATAGTTATTATATTTGGAGCGATCAAATGCCAGGAATTCGGTATGAGGTGCATCCTAAACCAGTTGATTTTAGTCGAGAATCGGATCGTGTTGGTTTACTCACTATAGAATTTGATGTATTTAAAGGCTATGCGGAGTCACGTGGCACGAGCCTTGACCCTATGACTTTTGAAGTGGATTTATGGCAAATGGGAATGAATTTATCGAACCGTGATGATTTATTTTATATTTTTAAAGAAAATACATTTCGGGTCTATAATGCGGGGAGCGACCGTGTTAATCCACTGATGCGACATGAATTAGATATTGCTATGACGGCGAATGGGACACCAACGATTCATAATCTTACAACGGGAGAATCCTTCGAGTATCGGAAAGAGCTACAAAAAACAGATGTTTTACTGTTGAACAATATTTATCCACTTGTTAATAACCGCCGTGTTGGAAAAGATACCAATCATGGGATTATCACCCTTGAAAAAGGCTGGAACGATTTTGAAATCAAAGGTGTAACGGATGTAACGATTGCTTTTAATTTTCCGTTCATTTATCGGTAGGTGATAGATATGGATTATGTGATTATTCAAAGTATGGACAAAGAAGTGGAAGAGATTCTAACAGACATTGATTACGGCTCCTTTTCCTACGATTATGAAAAAAATACAAGTCGTGCTATCTCGTTTACTGTGAACAAAACGAAACAGAATGCAGCAATTTTTGACTTGGTAGGAAATGAAGCAATTTTAACATATCAAGGGCAGCAATTTGTTATTAAAAAATGTACGCCAAAATCTATTGGAGGAACAATTTCAAAGCAGATTACGGCCCAGCATATTTGTTATACAGTGCAAGATCATGTGCAGTATAACGTGAAATCTGGACGAAAAAAATATTCGATTCAAACGGTATTGGAATTTGCGTTACAAGATAATGTACTAGGATTTTCTTATGAAATTCAAGGGAGTTTTCCTTTAGTTGAACTAGAGGACTTAGGAAATAAAAATGGCTTAGAGCTAGTGAATTTATGTTTGGAAGAATTCGGAGCAATTTTATTTGCAGATAATAAAAAGCTTTATTTTTACGATGAAAAAAGTTGGTATGTAAGGACAGAGAAGCAATTTCGTTATTTATATAATACGGAAGAAGTTTCGGTGGATACGAACACAGATAATTTGAAGACGGAGATAAAATGTTACGGCAAGCAAAAAGAGAATGCCGATAAGCTGACTGGAGATAATAAGTACATGGCGGTTGTCACGTATACTTCGCCAAATGAGGCTATTTACGGGAAACGAATGGCAAATGCTAAAAGTGATGACAAAATCACGAACAATGATGACTTATTAATTTTTGCAAAGAAACAAATTCTAGATGTTCCAGAAACAGCGCTTACTATTTCTTACAAAGGAAAAGAACCTGTTTCAGAGCGGGATGTTTGGTATTTCATTCATGAACCGATGGGGTTTGAAACAGAAGTAAAAGTAACGAAAATTAAATCGAGTCATCCTTGGAGTAAGAAGTTTCAAGAAATTGGCTTCAGTAATTCGCGACGAGATATGGTCCGAATTCAAACGCAAATTGCTAATCAAGTGAAAAAAGCGAGCGTAGATACAAATAAAATTAATTCGTTTTCGAGCATCGCAATGAATGCTTATGATTCACGAATTTTAACGGAAGTAGTAGGTGTGGTAGATGGCGACTGAAATTAGAGTGTTAAAAAATGTAGATGATACAGTTTTCTATCCGAAGACACATGTAACGGCTGTGGAAGGTTTGGACTCGGCTACAACTACTACATCTGGATTAATGCCCGCCAGCGACAAAACGAAATTAAATGGAATCGAAGCTAATGCAGAAAAAAATAATGTGACTGCAATCGATATTGCCAATTGGAATAAAAAACAGGACGCAATTTTGGTTTCTGAAAATGGCTCTAATTTCAAAATAACTGTCACAAATGCTGGTGAACTAAAGGCAACAAAAGTGGAATAGGAAGGAGGTTGCGTATGAAGTTGGATTTATGGAAATGGGAAATGCTTCTTCAAGGTCGAGAATTTAGAAATAAAACAAATGACAACTGGCAAAAATTAATGGATTGGTCCGATTTTATTTCAACAGGTTTAAGCGCGATTTATGTCTATGTAAATAAAGCAGATGCTACTTTAAATAACAAAATTGATACTGTGGATAAGGCGGTAAATGCAAGGGTAAATGAATTGATTAGCGGGACAGAGCAGTTAAGTGAAGTGGTCGACGCCAGAGTGGATGCATTTGGCGCACGCTACCCAGTACTAAGAGAACGTTTAAACCAAGAACAGCTAATTTACAATAAAAAAAGCACGGTGCAATTTGACGTGAATACTATTATAAATATGGAAAAACAAGATATTGGGCTGCTAACAAGTAAAACAATCTCGGAAGCGCAAACCGTATGTTTTTTAAATATATCAAGCCTTAATGAAGACGCGGATATTGTTCTTGAAAAAACAGGCGAGACAAGCTTCTCAGAAAATTTAACAAGTCTAGTCTTTGCAAAAATTGGAACGAATGAACGCTACCAAATGGAGCCAGTTGGTGCATAAAGGAGGAGTGAGCAATGACTGAAATAAAGCGAATGCTGCAGACAAAAGAAGATAATTCAAAAGAACAATTTTATCCAGAGACGCATGTTGCGGGGATTGTTGGGTTGACGGAATATGTGTCAGGCCAGCTTCCGACAGGCGTGGTTAGTGTTAATGGTAAGGCTGGGCGCGTGTTGCTAGATGCAGAAGATGTCCACGCTGCCAAAAAGAGCCACAACCACGAAGTCGCAACATACACGACGGACGGCTTTATGAGTTCTTTTGATAAACAAAAGATTGATCAATTAGTTTCACCAGAAGCTGGCGTGACAAGCATAAATGGCAAAACAGGGATTGTTGATTTATTCGCAGCGGACTTAGATGCAGCAGAGATAAACCACACGCATGCAGAAGCAACTACTACAGAAAGTGGTTTTTTGGCAAAAGAGGACAAAGAAAAACTAGACGCGATGCAAATAATCGCGCTGGAAACTATTAAGGAGGTTATAGAATGACTAAAATTGTAAAAATGTCAGAGAAAAACGAACATGGAACTCTAGAACAATTCTATCCAGAAACACATGCAGAGGCTGTTAAAGGACTTGTGTCGGTTTCAGAGGAAGAGAAGGCGACATGGAACGAGAAAGAAACTACTGCGGGTGCGGAACAAAAGGCGAATACTGCTTTGAATAGTGCGAAGGATTATGTTGATACGATTGGAAAAGGAACAGTAATATTTAAAGGGGCCAATATTATGGCTGCTGGTCAAAAATATACATGGAATTCTTCCAAACTGAAATTTGGAATCACTTTATTATTCAGTCGTTACGATTCAGCAAATAATACTCCTTTAGATTATTATTATCACTCTGTTTTCTTATCGAAAGCTCAATTAGCAGAATTAGCAGGTAAAGGTTTGTTAGTTCCTATGCCCTCAGCAACTTATGGGGAAAGAAAATATTTATATGTTTCTGAAACAGAAGTTGCTGGACACAATGATAATACTAATAATGCTTCTTGGGCATTACGTCAGCTAACTGTAATGTAACTAAAAAGGAGGTTTTCCATGGAAGTCATACTAAAAATTGGGATTTTAGGTTTTGGGGCGATATTTGGATACTTGTTTGGGGAAGTGGATTTATTGGTAAAAGTGCTGGTGTGCTTTATTGTAGCTGACTATATTTCTGGGCTACTCGCTTCAGGGTATCTTGGGGAACTTAGCAGCAAAATGGGTTTCAAAGGAATCGCGAAAAAAATCGCTATCTTAATTTTAGTGGCTATTGCGCATCAAATAGATTTGATTCTTGGAACGCATAATACAACGCGGGATGCGGTTATCTTTTTCTATTTGGCGAATGAGCTGATTTCCATCTTGGAAAATTTTGTTCGAATGGGAATGAAGGTCCCGGAAGTATTGAAAAATTTAATTTTGATTTTCGATTCTAAGTCAGGGGACGAGGAGGAAAAGCATGACAAAGATATGGATTGATGCCGGTCATGGTGGCAAGGATCCAGGGGCAAGCGGCAATGGACTTGTTGAAAAAAATTGGGTACTTGCAACTGCGAAACAGCTTCAAATAGAACTAGTAAAAGCTGGGTTTGAAGTAGGGATGACGCGAACAAATGATACTTTTTTAGAATTACGTGAACGTGCAAAAAAAGCGAATAGTTTTAAAGCAAATTTATTTATTTCACTTCATTTTAATGCGGGTGGAGGTAAAGGTTACGAAGATTATATTTACACATCGGTTCCAGCTAAAACGGTAGAAATACAGAAAATCATTCATAAAAATATTATTGCTAAAGTTACTAAACACGGAATGAATGATCGTGGGATGAAGAAGGCTAATTTTGCTGTATTAAGAGAAACAGCAATGGACGCTATCTTACTGGAAGCTGGTTTTTGTGATAGCACTGATGCATTAATTCTTGAGAAGAAAGCTTATCAAACTGATTATTGTTTAGGAATTGTAGCAGCAGTACAAGAGATTTTTGGGGCTATGGTAACAAAATATAGGGCAGGTAAATATTTGACAAGTGATGATGCTATATCAGGCACAAATATTAAAGGATATTTAGAAGCAGGAACAAAGGTTTTTGTTTATAAAGAAACAGAAAAAACGCTTAATTTAACTACTACAAAGGGTGTTCCAGGAAGTTGGGTTTTAAAAACAGAAGTTAATACAGGAAAAAGATAAAAAAGGAGCGGCCAATTTGGCTGCTCCTTTTTCTCAATTAACTTCTCTTCCGCAAAACATAAAGCGCAGTAGTCGTTAAAACAATACCGAATACAGTTGCAAATCCAGCTGTATCACCGGTTGTTGGTAAGGATGTGTTAGCAGAAGTTCCTGTTGTTGATGTGTTTGGTGTCGTAGTTGTCGGATCTTCGGTAGTAGTAGTTCCGCCGTTTGTGCCGGAGCCGTTACCGTTATTTGTTCCGCCATTTCCATCTGTGCCACCGTTATTTCCGTTTCCATTACCATTGTCCGTGCCGCCGTTTCCATTATCTGGAGGAGTTGTTGCCGCAGCTTGAACCGTTGCTTGGAAAGTGGTGCTGTATCCGTTCGGGTCAGTGATAGTTGTTGTGATTTGGTCGCCTTTTTTAAGGTTTAAAGATGTTACATCTACGGAAAACTTGCCATTTGCGTCAGCTGTTGCGTTAGGTCCGGCAGCAAGGGCCATTCTTGCGTTAGCAGTTGCTTTTTGAACAGAGACAGTTGCGCCAGGCAAAGTTGTTCCAGTTAGAGTTTTGTCTTTTTCGGCTAGTTTATTGATTTTTGTTGCGTCTTTGATTGCTTTGATAGCTGCATCTTCGGCTTCTTTGTCGATTTCAGCTTGGGATTTGTAGACTTTACGTCCTTCTTTTTGAGCTGTAATGACTTTTCCAGCAGCTTTTTGGTCTTTGATGTAGTTGATGAATGTTTCAGTGTCTGGGTCGATTGCAGTTACTAGGTTTGCTTTTTTGAAGGCAGAGAATCCATCGCCACCGCCAAATAGGAAGTCATTGATTACGACTTTGTATTTTTGGTCGGCTTTTAAAGGAGTTCCGTCTTCTGTTGTAACGCTTGCAACTTTGTACGCATGATCTAAGTCATCTGTATCAGTGAAAGTATATTTTAATCCAGAAATTTGTAGGAAATAAGTTTGGTTGCTTAAATATTGTTGGTTTAGAGCTTCCAAAATATCAGCACCAGTCATTTCTACTACTTGAAGAATGTTACCAAATGGTTGAACAGCTTGTGCCGCGCCCCATGTGATTTCGTTTTGGCCATTTGCAAGACGAGTAGTAAGGTCAGAACGAATTCCGCCGTTGTTAGTCATAGCAAAGTCGACATCGGCGCCGGCTTTATTTGCCATGTAACGTTGCGCATCTGTAATCATGTTACCAAGCTCTGATTCTTTATCATCAATTGCTTTGTTGTCTGGATTGGTGTCACGAGAAATAACGTCTTTATTGGCTAGTCCGATAGTTTCGTTGATAACCCCTTCAATGCGGCTTTTCGCATCTTCAGTAACAGCTGTAATATCGGCATTTGGTGTGACGCTTCTCGTGTTGTATGTAATTTTAGCGTCAGGTGGTGTAACGAAATCGCCGGTAGTTTTATCAAGTTCGCCAGTTACATCTGAAAAAGCTTTACCATTGTTGTAACTTTGAACGATACGAGTTTTTCCGACTAATCCATTTGTGTATTGGTGATTGTGTCCAGCAAGAACTAAATCGACCGAGTTATTTGGGTCTAATTCATTTGCTTTTGTGATCATATTAGCAGCTTCCCCAGCTACATCTTGTTTTGTTCCAGTGTTAGGATTTCCAGTAGAAAGTGCCGGAACGTGAGATAGAACAACGATTGCGTTAACGCCTTGGCCTCTTAGTTCAGCAGAGTATTTAACGATTGTTTCTGCTTCATCAAGGAAATCATAGTCTTTAATATGATTTGCAAGAACTAAATTAGGAATTTCTGTTGTAACGATACCGATGAAGCCAACTTTGACGCCATCAATTTCTTTTACATAGTATGGTAAAAAGCCTTCTGCGACTGTGTTTGTTCCTTTGTTGACCACGTTAGCTGCGACGATTTTCATGTCACTTTTAACGCGTGGATAAGCTTCTACGATTGGTCCGAATTTGTTTGTAGAAACTCCGTCCAAAATTCGTTTGTATTCTGGTAATCCTTCATCAAACTCATGGTTACCTAATGTGCCGACTTCGAAATTCATTTTTTGGAGAACTTTCATCGTTGGCTCGTCTTGAAGTAAACCTGATACTGCTGGACTTGCGCCGACCATGTCGCCCGCTTGAACACGGATAGCATTGTCAGTTGTCGCCCCAGGATTTGCCTGTAAAAATGAGTTAGTGGCATTATCCAAATTGGTAGCTAAGTAATCTGCTCCGCCAATTGGTGAGCCTGATGCATCTTTAGAGGCTGTTTCAAGCGCTCCGTGGAAATCATTTATTCCCAAAATCTGAATGGGAACGGTATCCGCTGCTGCTTGTGCTGTTGTCCCGGTGAATGGTGCTGTAAGTCCGATTGTGAGCCCTGCTACGAGTAAAACATGTGTAGTTTTCTTGAAAAATTTGTTCACTTTCACACTCTCCCTTTTTTCGCCAGTGGCAATTTTGTAAGCGCTAACTCATAGGTGCCTAGCTATAATTGTAGCAAAGAGGAATCACCCTAGCAATAGGAAATATGGATTTTGTGTAAATGTAGTGATAATATTTGGCTATATTTTCATTTCGATGGAAAAAAGGGTAAACTAGAGAAAAAGGAGGGATAAGATGGATATCTCAAGTACGGAAATATGGGATGCAATTAGGAGAAATAGTTATTTGCTATATTATCAACCAAAAGTAGACGCGAAAACGAATAAAATTATTGGCTTTGAAGGTTTGATTCGATTAAAAACGGCAACAACCATTTTGGCTCCAATTGATTTCTTTGATGATATTGTCCTTTTAAATGCAACGCGGGAAATGCAAGATTTTGTTGCTGAAACAGCGATAAAACAGATTAATCAGCTAGGAGGACGTTTTTCAATTTCGATTAATATTCCGGCACATTATGTAGCGAGCAGTACGTATATGACTTTTTTACATGATTATGTGAAAGAACATTTAAAGTATCCGGAATGCTTAGAAATAGAGATTATCGAACGAGGCGAAATAACGGAACTAGCTATAGCGGATAAAAACTTACGAAAAATAAAAGACCTTGGTGTCAAAGTAAGTATGGATGATTTTGGGAAAGGTTATAGTTCGCTTGCGTATTTACGCAGCTTACCGATTGATATTGTGAAAACAGATATGTCCTTTATCGCGCTTTTAAAAACAGATCGAAAACAACAAATTATTATTCGAGCGATTGTCAATTTGTGTCATGATTTAGGCGGGAAAGTAGTTACAGAAGGCGTTGAAGACATGGAGCAAGTCGAAAAATTACGGGAAATGAAAGTAGACTATTTCCAGGGCTATTATTTTAGTCGACCACTACCGATGGAAGATATTAAAGAAAAATATTCCTTTGTGTAAGATGTATAAATAAAAAATTGGTTGGTGTGAGAATGGTAATTTACCAAATTCACACCAACCAATTTTATTTTATTTGATTAAATTATTTGAAGCATCTTTTACAACCACGTCATGCGCGCCGCCTTCTACGATAGAAGTGGACGAAACAAGGGTGATTTTTGCTTTTTGTTGTAATTCAGGGATATTGAGCGCGCCGCAGTTACACATAGTAGAGCGTACTTTGCTAAGGCTGATGGCAACATTGTCTTTCAAAGATCCAGCGTAAGGAACATAAGAATCTACGCCTTCTTCAAAAGATAATTTCTTGTCGCCGCCAAGGTCATAACGTTGCCAGTTGCGCGCGCGGTTAGCTCCTTCACCCCAATATTCTTTCATATACGTGCCGTTTAAATTCACTTTATTAGTAGGACTTTCGTCAAAACGAGAGAAATAACGACCAAGCATGATAAAGTCAGCGCCCATTGCTAGAGCTAGCGTCATGTGGTAGTCATAAACAATTCCACCATCAGAACAAATCGGAATATATACACCTGTTTCTTCAAAATATTCATCGCGTGCTTTAGCCACATCAATTAGTGCAGTTGCTTGCCCGCGTCCGATACCTTTTTGTTCACGCGTGATACAAATGGAACCACCACCAACGCCAACTTTAACGAAATCTGCGCCAGCTTCTGCAAGATAACGGAAACCATCGCGGTCAACAACATTCCCTGCGCCAACTTTGACCGTATCGCCGTATTTACCGCGAACGTAGTCAAGTGTGCGTTTTTGCCATTCGGAGTAACCCTCAGAGGAATCGATACACAGAATATCTGCGCCAGCTTCAACTAGAGCGGGGACACGTTCTTCGTAGTCGCGCGTGTTAATACCAGCTCCAACAACGTAACGTTTGGAGGAATCAAGTAGTTCTAATTTATTTTCTTTATTAGAGTCATAGTCTTTGCGGAA from Listeria monocytogenes ATCC 19117 encodes the following:
- the lmaC gene encoding protein LmaC, with product MQVLVLPENKDINYIKTVQEVKRFFADLERFRMITGLSKKPHLLRNGFLEEPQFEPVAFSARYNKEVILEARWLVEKYTEMLNQMDDLYRTILMECYVERKQDVAVMMDLPYEIAQFKRIKKRAVLEIATLMGILVRK
- the lmaB gene encoding protein LmaB, which translates into the protein MKSLSFMRVLEAVRTMLQEKGGLDVSIVMRDQVEMPTTMIEMIDQEEEESQTAWKEKYRFAIHHYTNETDLAGVEMIDTLIQTGFTLPEGYKLIAVRHYGKQNLVKENTLIHAKTSFEVSICRELKVKI
- the lmaA gene encoding protein LmaA is translated as MAFEENLYCDYTPGAAKAVAGKDVILAVFNAAGDKLLAVAGQQGLTVNRSKDSIEITSKDTVGGWKSKIGGMKEWSIENDGLYVADAESHKELAKYFESDSPVCVKIINQASKKGLFGGLAIVADYSFEAPFDEAMTYSVKLDGMGALVDLTITEGGDQMPGETPVAPAE
- a CDS encoding phage tail protein, translated to MADSKSFTFELNESVLTAQVGRLDEMAMVVERRFSELKMTIEDVGNADPGSKISESLGGLQSGLGTISSAFGQLGSSSEAITSGFGTAVGSVGGITDAFKNLGSSVQNGTLFSSLATGIGGMSTMLGGVSGGVQGITNLASGFMELKKHLGGLMSSIGGVGGIMGKLTSPMGLVIIGIVALVAAFAYLMTTNESFRNTVMSVVTQVAQLFGQLVASLMPIIMQIVTAVMQIGAALMPMVMQFISFFAQLLAQLMPFINMLISMLMPVIMQIVQVVMSLVSALLPSIMTVIQGIMSVIQFLIPIIMQIATVVVQIVVTIISYISKIMPIVMTIIGVIVSIITTIISYVVIIATTIASVIGKIISFIASVITAVIGIVQPIIGFITNIFTTIVTIIGAAFQMVFTVASKIWNAIMTTISGIIEGIKAVITGISTTVSSVFNGVKRIITGVFDGIKSAWGGLTDFVGNIFDGVSSAIQTVVDNVKGFVNVVIRGINGAIGLINKIPGVEIGKIPQLISGTTNFQGGFARMNEGGRGEMVVLPSGSQVIPHDATMKYARESARGNKSMLYTSQGADLARVENLLERLLQKNPVIKMDDKVVAEVVSRNQANSFDQYNYTMGGAAYS
- a CDS encoding phage tail family protein, which translates into the protein MSDLFLELNGKVHSLSETFPGLSVQEVSRQSPQLSMETAEIAGTDGVIPGMTQFKPFIFSAKCNLQALDIPDYHLAVREIYEFLFQRDSYYIWSDQMPGIRYEVHPKPVDFSRESDRVGLLTIEFDVFKGYAESRGTSLDPMTFEVDLWQMGMNLSNRDDLFYIFKENTFRVYNAGSDRVNPLMRHELDIAMTANGTPTIHNLTTGESFEYRKELQKTDVLLLNNIYPLVNNRRVGKDTNHGIITLEKGWNDFEIKGVTDVTIAFNFPFIYR
- a CDS encoding phage tail protein: MDYVIIQSMDKEVEEILTDIDYGSFSYDYEKNTSRAISFTVNKTKQNAAIFDLVGNEAILTYQGQQFVIKKCTPKSIGGTISKQITAQHICYTVQDHVQYNVKSGRKKYSIQTVLEFALQDNVLGFSYEIQGSFPLVELEDLGNKNGLELVNLCLEEFGAILFADNKKLYFYDEKSWYVRTEKQFRYLYNTEEVSVDTNTDNLKTEIKCYGKQKENADKLTGDNKYMAVVTYTSPNEAIYGKRMANAKSDDKITNNDDLLIFAKKQILDVPETALTISYKGKEPVSERDVWYFIHEPMGFETEVKVTKIKSSHPWSKKFQEIGFSNSRRDMVRIQTQIANQVKKASVDTNKINSFSSIAMNAYDSRILTEVVGVVDGD
- a CDS encoding phage holin family protein translates to MEVILKIGILGFGAIFGYLFGEVDLLVKVLVCFIVADYISGLLASGYLGELSSKMGFKGIAKKIAILILVAIAHQIDLILGTHNTTRDAVIFFYLANELISILENFVRMGMKVPEVLKNLILIFDSKSGDEEEKHDKDMD
- a CDS encoding N-acetylmuramoyl-L-alanine amidase yields the protein MTKIWIDAGHGGKDPGASGNGLVEKNWVLATAKQLQIELVKAGFEVGMTRTNDTFLELRERAKKANSFKANLFISLHFNAGGGKGYEDYIYTSVPAKTVEIQKIIHKNIIAKVTKHGMNDRGMKKANFAVLRETAMDAILLEAGFCDSTDALILEKKAYQTDYCLGIVAAVQEIFGAMVTKYRAGKYLTSDDAISGTNIKGYLEAGTKVFVYKETEKTLNLTTTKGVPGSWVLKTEVNTGKR